Proteins from a single region of Paenibacillus rhizovicinus:
- a CDS encoding IS256 family transposase — protein MGLWTKEQLRQFIKENKLVTAQDAQNTLKDLFAETIQEMLEAEMDTHLGYEKHEVKSKTTSNSRNGKSRKTLVSEYGEQEISVPRDRQGEFEPIVVKKHQSNVTGIEDQIVALYAKGVSTREIQDHLANLYGIDVSPTLISNVTNKIVPLIKEWQNRPLQGVYAVVFLDAIHFKVKQDGAIVNKAAYMVIGIDLDGNKDVLGMWIGEHESAKFWLSVLNELKNRGVQDILITCVDNLSGFSQAISACYPQTEIQKCIIHQIRNSTRYVSYKDLKKVTADLKPIYKAVTEEAALVELDRFEEVWGTKYPLIVRSWRNNWDELATFFKYPPEIRKLIYTTNIIESYHRQLRKVTKGKSIFPSDEALLKMLYLSTMDVIRKWTGRVQNWGQMLLQLSVFFPDRVGQHLR, from the coding sequence ATGGGATTATGGACCAAGGAACAGCTGCGCCAGTTCATTAAAGAGAATAAGCTGGTCACCGCGCAAGATGCTCAGAATACGTTGAAAGATCTCTTCGCCGAGACGATTCAAGAGATGCTGGAGGCGGAGATGGATACCCATTTGGGTTACGAGAAACATGAGGTAAAGAGCAAAACGACATCAAATAGTCGAAACGGTAAGAGTCGTAAGACACTCGTCAGCGAATACGGCGAGCAGGAAATTAGCGTACCACGAGACCGCCAAGGCGAGTTCGAACCCATCGTGGTTAAGAAGCATCAGTCCAACGTAACGGGCATCGAGGATCAAATTGTAGCGCTCTACGCCAAGGGTGTAAGCACACGCGAGATCCAAGACCATCTGGCTAATCTGTACGGCATTGACGTCTCGCCAACGCTCATCTCAAATGTAACCAACAAGATTGTCCCGCTCATCAAGGAATGGCAGAATCGGCCGCTGCAGGGCGTTTACGCGGTCGTCTTTCTCGATGCGATCCACTTTAAAGTCAAGCAGGACGGCGCTATTGTAAACAAGGCTGCCTACATGGTCATTGGCATCGATCTGGACGGAAACAAGGACGTTTTGGGCATGTGGATTGGCGAGCATGAGTCGGCCAAGTTCTGGCTTAGCGTGCTCAATGAGCTGAAGAATCGCGGCGTACAAGACATTCTCATCACTTGCGTGGACAACCTATCGGGCTTCTCACAGGCCATCTCCGCCTGCTATCCGCAGACCGAAATCCAGAAGTGCATCATTCACCAGATTCGTAATTCTACACGATACGTCTCCTACAAGGATCTCAAGAAAGTGACGGCAGATCTAAAGCCCATCTACAAGGCTGTGACGGAAGAGGCTGCGCTGGTGGAACTGGATCGCTTTGAGGAAGTCTGGGGCACGAAGTACCCTCTCATCGTCCGTTCCTGGCGGAATAACTGGGACGAACTCGCGACGTTCTTCAAGTACCCGCCTGAGATTCGAAAACTCATTTACACCACGAATATTATCGAAAGTTACCACCGGCAATTACGCAAAGTTACCAAAGGAAAGAGCATCTTCCCGTCTGACGAAGCGTTGTTAAAGATGCTCTATCTTTCCACGATGGATGTTATTCGTAAGTGGACAGGCCGGGTTCAGAACTGGGGGCAAATGCTGCTTCAGCTCTCGGTGTTCTTCCCAGATCGCGTCGGCCAGCACCTCCGTTAA